The Peromyscus leucopus breed LL Stock chromosome 10, UCI_PerLeu_2.1, whole genome shotgun sequence genome segment TAAtggaaaaatttttttccttggcTTGGGACTGTTAGATCTTTGTTGTGATACTTTTTCACTGCAGATATTAAGATCATTCTAATAATAAGGACCCAGTCAGTCGACCCCAGGCAGGGTGCTCCATGAACTGGAGAATACATTCCCTTCCATCAGAGGCTACTAACAGTGATATGGCCACATCACCTGCCACTAAATGAGCTTTATGGTCAAGCAAACAATTTCCCCATAAATATCTACATTGAGAGATAGTCATAAAgatgactttttattttgagccataaaacataagaaaatatagAGAAACTGACTCAACAACTACTTGGATTTGACAATACCATCTAACAAATTTTGTCATGCCTTTATTTTTGTCATGAAATTTTAAGCAAAGAGTATGTTTTAAAGCTAAGTATTACAACTTATCATGTAGGTATatcatctgaaaatgaaaattataattctTCTTGGACTCATaggagctacatcttcagccccGGTAAGTGGTTCATGGTGCTTTTGATTTCATCATGTAAACCTATGCAATTCCCTTccttcatcatttttctttctttatttttttttagcttgtcTCACAGCGCCTATTGTCTGCTAGCAACAGTCATGAGGTTAGTTTAAGTAATTAAAACATTCTCCTGTGTCCTATAAGTGAAAACACGTTGGGAAGAGATAAAAGTCTGCATCCAGGTCTTAGACATCTCTAAACCTATTTCCAAGCCACAAGGTTGCTTTGTCTACCAGGTAGCTCCTAAAAGGTTGCTTTGTCTTCCTTGTGTAATCATAACTTCTCCAAACATAGTCCCACCTGTATGCTTTGTTCCAGTAGTACTGATGTGGGCATTAAGTATAGatgtataaacataaaatacCCAAACCACTGGCATGAGCTAAAACTGTGCCGTCTCACACACAGCAGGGGCAGCATTGTTAAACCTGGCCCGTGTTTTCAACTCTAACCTCTAATCGCTGTGGTTTAATGCAGTCTTAGTGGAGAGATGTGTCACTTCGCCGCAGAAGCTGATCAACTAGCTCTGACTTGTGCTCTCTCTGTGGAAAACATTTCAGAAGGCGAAGTTGTCTCATTCTCCTACTGTCTCTCCTTCTCTAGTTACTCCTGAATCTGAATAATGGTCAACTTTTGCCACTGCAATTTCAGGTACCGCTATGTAAATAATCAATTCAGAGGGGGTGTATTTCTAACGAGCATTTCTTATGGTatggaatgaaaacaaaatgcatcCATTTATATGGTTAAGAATTTGGTATGTGCCTGGCATTAATTCTGATGACTTTTGAGATAgttaactattttaaaacaaagccgTACCTAGCCAACCAAGAGgagtagaaacagaaaaaaaaaatgaatctaatCAAATATCCGAAGAAACTTGTGCTCTTTTTATCAATTCATTGCATCCCATATTTCTAAACAGTTGAAAACCTCACAATTTGTGAGGTTTATAAGTAGTCAAGTTGCCATCTTCTCATAACATTTGAATTATAAAAATTGTctacatttttgtctttattactCAGGCTTGATttcaagctcttttttttttttaatatgagagAGTAATATTCCCTTTCTATCTTTGTTTTTCACAGAGTGCATTTAACTCCtggattccttccttccctgggtttctgcagcagcagcagcagcagcagcagcagcaggctcagGTCCCAGGACGCCCACAGTTCCCACTCTCAACACTAGAGAGCTTGGCTGGGCTATTCCCAAATCAGCTACCTTTCTCAGGACAGGTTGGGcttgcccaaggaggccaggctggccagccagaaCTCTCCCAGCTGCAGGCACCACCACAGCCCCAACAGGGTGTGAACCTTGTAAGTTGAGCCTCTTCCATCTTGTAAGACAGAACATAAAGGTTGTTGTGAATTAGCTTTGAAATGCGATAGAAGTCTTCTTATGTCTTGTTTCTTCTATGCTCTTTCACTCACCACGGGAAGTATCTCCTTGTATTTTCtggtttttagtttaaaaataacgtTAAAATCAATTATCCTAGAATATAGTCAGTAGTCAGGAGTTAAAACAACATGTGGATGCATAATTTGCATAAATTACAACTCGTGTAGAAGACAAACTTTGGTGGAATATTTCTAATTGCAAATGATACATGGGAAGTTAGCTCTAGGGAAAGCAGATCAAGAATTTtaagtagctgggcggtggtggcgcacacctttaatccccgcacttgggaggcagagccaggtggatctctgtgagtttgaggccagcctggtctacagagtgaaatccaggacaggcaccaaaactacacagagaaaccctgtctggggggaaaaaaaagtttaagtaaCAGGTCAAGAGTATGATTTGCTTATATGGTTTTCTGggattgtttgttgtttgtttgtttgttttctttagatgTCCTACGTGGTTCCCTTTAAAGTGCCTCAAGATCAAACACAGGTGAGTGAAAAGAATTCTGTGACTAACACAGAAATGGCTCATTGTACTCTCCATAGTACACCCTCTTGCTCCCCTAGGTCTCCAGCATCAGGGCTTTCACACCTGTTTTCCACCCATCACTAGCTAGAGGCACCATCGTTGGCCTCTAGACATCTGCTGATGCTGGGCTTCCTTGATTCTTTAACAGTAGACCACTAACAAGGATCTCTAGGACCTATGACATCACTATGCAGAAGGGAAGAAAGCCCAATATCACATCTTCTCTGTATTTAAGTGCCAACACTGGGGAACAAGTAATGACCAATACCATGAGCTGACTTTGTACCCTCTCAAATTTTGTTTTGGAGAATCCTGCATTTATATCTGATATGTGGATATAAATAGCAAACAtcataataattatattttattatagcacTAACACACATTATTCATGTTATAAAACTCCACTGAAACTTTCCCAGCCTCCTGTATACAGTATTTATAATTTGAGTCCACactataattaaatgaaaatttcccttcaATAAAAAAACTTAAACTGACATTAACTAATAAATTTATTATGTTAACATAGA includes the following:
- the Odam gene encoding odontogenic ameloblast-associated protein, whose protein sequence is MKIIILLGLIGATSSAPLVSQRLLSASNSHELLLNLNNGQLLPLQFQSAFNSWIPSFPGFLQQQQQQQQQQAQVPGRPQFPLSTLESLAGLFPNQLPFSGQVGLAQGGQAGQPELSQLQAPPQPQQGVNLMSYVVPFKVPQDQTQMLGYYPVYMLLPWEQPQQAVTASPQQTGPQLFEEQIPFYNQFGYIPQQAEPDVQGGQQHLAFDSFVGTAPETPGMPTEGGPLYSQREPVNFKRDNAGVFMPSTSPKPSTDHVFTSALDPTIAPVLPEQKAKTDHLREP